DNA sequence from the Actinacidiphila yeochonensis CN732 genome:
TGCGGGTGCAGTCCCTGGAGCGGTGAGCCGGCCGCGTCGTGGACGAAGCCCTCGGCCTGACCGCCGGGCCCCCTGGACAGGTCGAAGCCGAGGTCGAAGACGGCCTCCACCCGCCGGCCCGCCCACTCCCTCGGTATCCGGCCGGTCGCCCGCAACCAGGTCGTCGACCACGGCGCCCCCCACGGATCGCCGATCGCGGCCGGCCGGTACTCGGCCGCCAGCGCCTCCGCGACCGGGACCGGCTCGCCCGGCACCTGCCAGGCCGCCAACTCCAGCGGCAGCGGCGGACCGTAGAGGGCCGGCCTGACCACGTGGGAGAGGAACTTGGTGATCCGGGGTTCGACGATATGGCGGTCGTCATGCACAGGCGTGCTCCTTCTGCTCGGTGCGACGGCAGGGAGGACCGGCGGGGACGCGTCGGCGAGCCGGCGGAGGGCGCCCGGGGAGGCGGTGCAGCGGCTGGTCGGCTCGGCGGCTGGTCGGCCTGTCGGCCCGTCTGCTCGGCGGCTGGTCGGCTGGTCGGCTCGGCGGCTGGCCAGCGAGTCGGCCCGGCGCCTCCCTTGCCGGCCCCGGGCCGCGCGCGGCCCCGGACGACGTGCGCGGCGCGGCGCGGCTCCGCGCTCCCGGACACCGCTGGGCGGGCCCGGGAGCGCGGACGGGGCTCAGCCCTTGGCGTGGCGGCGCGCGGCGGCGAGCCGGTCCTCGAAGTGCGCCGCCCACTGGGCCGTACGGTCCAGGTAGGCGGTCTCGGCACGGCGGCCGGTACGGCCGTACGCGCCCTCGTAGTTCAGGTACTCAAGGCTGCCGGGGGTGTGCGCGGTGGCCGGTTCGATCATGGAGCCCTCGTGCCACTCGTTGAACGAGGTGATGCTCACCCAGTCGGGCACCCCGCCCGCGTTGCCGGAGGCCAGGGCGTACGACCACTCCTGGTCGTAGGTCGCGCCGTCGGCGCGGTCCAGCGTGGGGGTGGTGTTGCCCGGCACGGCCCGGTCGTCGATGTAGCCCGGGCCCAGGGAGGGCGCCCACACCATGCCCCGCTCGGCGCAGAAGGCGGCCACCCCCGACCAGTCCGGCTCGTTGTGGGTCGCGATGGCGTCGTAGGTGTAGGCGCCGCCGAAGTCGCCGATCCTGCTGGTGTCCCAGGTCTGCGCCATCACGATGGCCTCGTCGTCGACCTGGTGCAGCGCCGACCAGTCCACGGTGAGCAGGCTGTTGAAGATGTAGTACGCGGTGCGGTGGCCGTGCTCCGGGTCGCGGTGGAAGGCCGGGTGGCGGCCGTACTCGGCGGTGATGTAGCGGATGTCGGCCACCACGCTGTCCGCGTCGCGGCCGCCGTACGGCTCGATGTGCCAGGCGACCTGGAGCCCCTCGCGAGCGGCGGCGTCCAGCACCACCCGGGCGTGCTGGTCCTCGTAGCTGCCCTGCCCCCACCAGCTGCTCACCAGCACGCCGACGCCGGCCTGCCGCAGCCAGCGCATGTGCTGGGCGACCGCGCCGTGCAGGTCCCCGGAGTCGTACGGGCCCAGCACCGGGTAGTAGTTGGAGCCGATGTCGTCCGGCGGGTTGACCGACCCCTGCGGCCAGTGCCGCCACTGGCCGGAGAACTGCGGGCTGCCGTACCAGGGGTAGTAGAAGATGTGCGTGTGCCGGGAGGGCCGCCCGGCCGGGTGGCCGCCGCCGGGGACCGGCCGGGGGCCGGTCCGGGGGCCGCCGCCTGGGCGCTCTGCACGCTCAGCCCGGCCAGTGCCACCGCGCCCAGCGCGGCGCCGCCGGCCAGCAGGGCCCGCCGGGACGGGGTGGCCGGGGCCGTCCCGTCGCCGGGCGGTGGGACGGGGGACGCGGGGTTCTCGGATGGCATCAGTTCGCTCCTTCGGTCGTCGTACGCCAGGTGCGCCGGGGGGTGAACCCCAGCAGGGCGGTGCATGCGGTGCGTTCGAAGAGCGCGGCGTGCCCGGTGACGCCGGGGCGCACGGGTACGCCGGGGTGGTGCTCGGCCATCAGCTCGGTCGAGGGGATGGCCGAAGTGGTGTCGGGCGCGGAGACGTTGACGGTGTGGGCGCCGGAAAGGTCCGCCTCCAGCGCGCGGCGGACGGTCTCCGCCGCGTCCAGGGTGTGCAGCCAGCCCCACAGGTCGTGCCGCTGCCCGGCCGGGTCGGCGGCGCAGGCGGCGAGGAAGTGCGACAGCCGCTCGCCGAGCCCGGTGAACGGCAGCCGCAGGCAGACGGTGTCCATCCCGTAGCGGCGGTGCGCGGTCCTCGCCGCCTCCTCCAGCACCAGCTTGGACAGCCCGTACGGGTCGCGGACCAGCAGCGGGTGCTCCTCGTCCAGCGGTACGTACGCGGGGGAGACCGGCACCGGCGACCAGGCCAGCCCGACCGCGGCCATGCTGGACGCCGCGACCACCCGGCGCACCCCGGCCCGGCCCGCCTCGTCCAGCACCCGGTGCGCGGTGAGGGTGTTGTGGGCGAGCAGCTCGCCGTCGTCGGGCACGTTCGGATGCGGCACGGCTCCGAGGTGGACGACCGCGTCGACGCCGGCGACGGCCTCGCGCACCAGCTCCCGGTCGCGCAGGTCGCCGGTGTGCACCCGCAGCGCGCGCGGTTCGTCCACCGGCAGCAGGTCGGTGAGGACGAGTTGGTGTCCCGCCGCGAGCAGGCGGGTGGTGACGTGGCCGCCGATGTGCCCGGCCGCGCCGGTGACGAGTACCCGCATCAGCCCTTCACCGCCCCGACCAGGCCGTTCACGAAGTACCGCTGGAGCGCGACGAAGAGCAGCAGCACCGGCACCACGACGATCAGCGCGCCGGCCATCAGCTCGTTGTAGTGCGGCACGTTCTCCGACGCGAGGGTCTGGAGGCCCAGCGGCAGCGTGAAGGTGTTGGGACTGTTCAGCGACACCCGGCTGAGGAGGTACTCGTTCCAGGTGGGGATCGCGGTCAGCAGCGCCACCGTGATCAGCGCCGGGCGGGTCAGCGGCAGGTAGATGCGGGTGAAGATGTGGAACTCGTTGGCCCCGTCCACCCGCGCGGACTCGCGCAGCTCGCGCGGCACCGCCGTGAAGGCCCCGGTCATCAGCAGGATCGACAGCGGGGCGCCGCCGTTGACGAAGGGCAGCACCAGGCCGATGTGCGTGCCCAGCAGGTGCAGCTTGTCCTCCACCAGCACGATCGGCAGCATCACGGTGACGCCCGGCACGAACAGCAGGGCCACGAAGAGCCGTTGCAGCGCCTTGCGGCCGGGGAAGTCCAGCACCGCGAAGGCGTAGCCGGCCGCGGCGTAGACGGCGAGGGTGAGCACCACCGTCATCGCGGTGACCTCGACGCTGTTGACGAAGTACCGGAGGAAGTGGAGCTGGCTCCAGGTGTGGGTGAGCGTGTGCAGGGTCGGCTGGTGCGGGATGAGGTGGCCGCCGCGCACCACCTCGACCTGGTTCTTGAACGCCGCCGACACCATCCACAGGAACGGGTAGGCGCTGACCAGCGCGTACGCGGCCAGCAGCACGCCGACCACCACCCGGGCGGTGATCCGGCGGGCGCGGAGCGCGGCGTCGCGGTCGGCCGGTGTGCGGCGGTGCGGGCCGGCTTCGCCGAGGGCGCCGGCCGGGCCGGGGGAAGTGGTCGTCATGTCCTGCTCCGCAGCACTCGGAGGTTGATCAGGGCGAGGACCAGCGCGGCCGCGAACAGCAGCCAGCCGAGCGCGCTGGCCAGCCCCAGGGTGGGCGCCAGTTGCTTGAGGAAGGCCAACCGGTAGGCCTCCAGGCCCAGCACGTTGGTGTGGTTGCCGGGGCCGCCGTTGGTCATCACCAGGAAGGTCTGGAAGCCCTGGAGGGAGTCGCGCAGGTTGAGCAGCACCACGATCGAGGTGATCGGCCGCACCAGCGGCCACACCACGGACGCGTTGGTCCGCCACCAGCCCGCGCCGTCCAGCTGCGCGGCCTCCAGCACGCTGCGGTCCACCGACTGCAGACCCGTCAGGTACATCAGCATCCCCACCGGCACCGCGCCCCACACGGTGACCGCGATCATGGTGGGCAGCGCGGTGTGCGGGTTGCCGAGCCAGCCCTGCGGCTGCGACAGCGAGCCCAGGCCGACGCTCTTGAGCAGCACGTTGATCGCGCCGTCCGGCTGGAGGATGTACTGCCAGGCGAAGAAGACGGCGATGCCGCTGGTGACGTACGGCACGAAGTAGATCGAGCGCAGCAGGGGCTGCATCCGCCGGGCGGAGTTCAGCAGCACCGCCAGCGGGAAGGACACCGCCACGGTCAGCAGCGGTACCGCGATCATCACCCACAGGGTGTGCAGCGCCGCGTCCCTGACCTCGGGCGCGTACTCGGGGTTGGCCCACAGCAGGTCCTTGTAGTTCTGCAGGCCGACCCAGTCCCAGTTCGGGGCGAAGCCGTTCCACTGGGCGAAGCTGAGCACGAGCCCGTAGCCGACGGTGTACAGGCCCATGACGGCGAAGAGCACCACGGCGGGGGCGACGAACAGGTAGCCGGACAGCGCCTCGTGGCCGCGGCGCCGGGCGGTCCGGGTGGCGGGCTGTGCCGCCGGCCGGCCGGTGCCCGGCCGGCCGGCCACCGCTGTGGTTGCGGTACGGGGCGTGGTGGTCACTTCTGCGCGTTCTTCCAGAAGGAGTTGTTCAGCTTCTCCATGTCCTTGCCGGTCTGGGCCGCGCTCTTCTGGTGCAGCGGCGTGAGGTCGGCGATGATGTCGCTCATGGAGTCCTGGTCGTAGCCGGCCGGCCGGAAGGAGTTGTCCGACGGGTCGTAGGTGTTCTCCGGGGTGCCGGCGAACGTCTTGGTCATGGCGTACAGCGTCGGGCCCATCACCGTGGCGGCGTCAGCGCCGAGTTCGGTGGAGGAGACCTCGGTGGCGGCCTTGGCGAACTGCGAGGCCACCGAGGGCTGGGCGAGGAACTTCATCCACTTCTCGGCGTCCGCCTGGTGCGTGCTGGTGGAGGTGACGGCCAGGCCGGTCAGCGCCAGCGGGCCGAGGGCGGGCTTGGGCACGGCGCCGCCGGCCGGGCCGGGGATGCCGAAGGCCAGCACGTCGTCGGGCTGCATCCCGTTCTGCTGGAGGAAGGCCAGCGTGAAGGTGCCGCCGATGTCCCACGCGGACTTGCCCTGCGCGAACGCCTGGTCGGCGCCGTCGATGTCGAGGCTCTGGGTGCCGGGCATCCAGTAGGGCTGGAGCTCGGAGTACAGGTTGAGCGCCTTGACGCCGTTGGGCGAGGCCAGGTCCTTGGCCGGGTCCTGGGAGAACAGCGCGTGGTAGTCGTCCTTGCCCAACTCGGCGAAGGCCAGCGGCTGGAAGGCCCAGGTCAGGCCGGTCGACTTCACCTTCAGGCCCAGGCTCAGCCCGCCGTTCACCGGGTCCTTGGCCTTGGTGGCCTTGAGGTCCTGGAGCCACTCCTCGTACGTGGCCGGGGCCTTGGTGATACCGGCCGCCGCCAGGGCCTTCTTGTTCCCCATGACGATGCCGAAGGTGCCGGAGGTGAAGGGCACGCTGAAGCGCTGGCCCTGCTTGACGCCGTGCGAGGTGGAGTCGGTGGGCAGCGACTCCTTGTACTTCTCTGCGGTGACGGTGCCGGACTGCTGGACGCTCGACTGGTACAGGCCGCTCCAGTCGCTGCCGACGTCGGAGGAGATGTCCTTGGAGATGCCGGCGGAGCCCAGCACCAGGTCCTCGCCGTCGGAGTGGACCTCCAGCACGTCCGGCAGGTCGTGGGTCTTCGCCGCGGCCTGCACCTTGGTGGTGTAGGCGTCGTCGGGGCCGTACACCTCGATGTTCACGGTGATGCCGGTCTGCTTCTTGAAGGCCGCCGCGGCCGCCTTCAGCCCGGCCAGGTGGGACTGCTTGAACGTCCACATGTCCAGCGTCTTCCCGCCCCCGGAGGAGCCGGAGGAGCCGCCGCAGGCCGCGACCGGGGCGAGCGCCAGGACCGTCACCACCCCCACCGCCGCCAGCCGGGCCCGCCGGGGCCTGCCGCTGCCGGTGGTACCCCTGCTGACGTCGGAAGACTCCGCGCACCGCTCCGTGAAAGGTATATGCATAGCCCCTGCCTTGAGTTCGACCGTTCAGAAGACCGAATGGCGTTGGAGTACCTGAACTTACGGCGGCATTTGATATAGCGTCAAGGCACGTGTCGTGATGAGAGTGGGC
Encoded proteins:
- a CDS encoding glycoside hydrolase family 99 protein, with translation MREPRVPRPTARRRDGPGHPVPAGPAGRRRRAGRGGTGRAERAERPGGGPRTGPRPVPGGGHPAGRPSRHTHIFYYPWYGSPQFSGQWRHWPQGSVNPPDDIGSNYYPVLGPYDSGDLHGAVAQHMRWLRQAGVGVLVSSWWGQGSYEDQHARVVLDAAAREGLQVAWHIEPYGGRDADSVVADIRYITAEYGRHPAFHRDPEHGHRTAYYIFNSLLTVDWSALHQVDDEAIVMAQTWDTSRIGDFGGAYTYDAIATHNEPDWSGVAAFCAERGMVWAPSLGPGYIDDRAVPGNTTPTLDRADGATYDQEWSYALASGNAGGVPDWVSITSFNEWHEGSMIEPATAHTPGSLEYLNYEGAYGRTGRRAETAYLDRTAQWAAHFEDRLAAARRHAKG
- a CDS encoding NAD-dependent epimerase/dehydratase family protein produces the protein MRVLVTGAAGHIGGHVTTRLLAAGHQLVLTDLLPVDEPRALRVHTGDLRDRELVREAVAGVDAVVHLGAVPHPNVPDDGELLAHNTLTAHRVLDEAGRAGVRRVVAASSMAAVGLAWSPVPVSPAYVPLDEEHPLLVRDPYGLSKLVLEEAARTAHRRYGMDTVCLRLPFTGLGERLSHFLAACAADPAGQRHDLWGWLHTLDAAETVRRALEADLSGAHTVNVSAPDTTSAIPSTELMAEHHPGVPVRPGVTGHAALFERTACTALLGFTPRRTWRTTTEGAN
- a CDS encoding carbohydrate ABC transporter permease, whose translation is MTTTSPGPAGALGEAGPHRRTPADRDAALRARRITARVVVGVLLAAYALVSAYPFLWMVSAAFKNQVEVVRGGHLIPHQPTLHTLTHTWSQLHFLRYFVNSVEVTAMTVVLTLAVYAAAGYAFAVLDFPGRKALQRLFVALLFVPGVTVMLPIVLVEDKLHLLGTHIGLVLPFVNGGAPLSILLMTGAFTAVPRELRESARVDGANEFHIFTRIYLPLTRPALITVALLTAIPTWNEYLLSRVSLNSPNTFTLPLGLQTLASENVPHYNELMAGALIVVVPVLLLFVALQRYFVNGLVGAVKG
- a CDS encoding carbohydrate ABC transporter permease, whose protein sequence is MTTTPRTATTAVAGRPGTGRPAAQPATRTARRRGHEALSGYLFVAPAVVLFAVMGLYTVGYGLVLSFAQWNGFAPNWDWVGLQNYKDLLWANPEYAPEVRDAALHTLWVMIAVPLLTVAVSFPLAVLLNSARRMQPLLRSIYFVPYVTSGIAVFFAWQYILQPDGAINVLLKSVGLGSLSQPQGWLGNPHTALPTMIAVTVWGAVPVGMLMYLTGLQSVDRSVLEAAQLDGAGWWRTNASVVWPLVRPITSIVVLLNLRDSLQGFQTFLVMTNGGPGNHTNVLGLEAYRLAFLKQLAPTLGLASALGWLLFAAALVLALINLRVLRSRT
- a CDS encoding ABC transporter substrate-binding protein encodes the protein MHIPFTERCAESSDVSRGTTGSGRPRRARLAAVGVVTVLALAPVAACGGSSGSSGGGKTLDMWTFKQSHLAGLKAAAAAFKKQTGITVNIEVYGPDDAYTTKVQAAAKTHDLPDVLEVHSDGEDLVLGSAGISKDISSDVGSDWSGLYQSSVQQSGTVTAEKYKESLPTDSTSHGVKQGQRFSVPFTSGTFGIVMGNKKALAAAGITKAPATYEEWLQDLKATKAKDPVNGGLSLGLKVKSTGLTWAFQPLAFAELGKDDYHALFSQDPAKDLASPNGVKALNLYSELQPYWMPGTQSLDIDGADQAFAQGKSAWDIGGTFTLAFLQQNGMQPDDVLAFGIPGPAGGAVPKPALGPLALTGLAVTSTSTHQADAEKWMKFLAQPSVASQFAKAATEVSSTELGADAATVMGPTLYAMTKTFAGTPENTYDPSDNSFRPAGYDQDSMSDIIADLTPLHQKSAAQTGKDMEKLNNSFWKNAQK